In a genomic window of Leptolyngbya sp. SIO1E4:
- a CDS encoding diguanylate cyclase, with protein MSASSARSLEEAIDRQPPIATPETPIKTALLQMQTAASSYILVAKAANRFVSLVTEQNLLRTLITHRHASDVPLAAVISPQVAAAHINQISDLLAARDWLQQHKIHHLPLIDDHHSIIGTLTHETLVRFLNPVDLLRLQRVEDVMTSQVICASPKTAALDLSKLLIRHQVSCIVIGETTAPECFRPLGVVTEQDIIHLWCHEKTLERCAQDIMTQPPQCILPTAPLWQAHQQMTTHHRRHLVVINSAGILMGIVTQTHLLQKVDPAEAELTLDVLDHIIHKRTTTLNQANQKLQRKIQERKRAKEALQHQIARERLVSRITQHIRQSFDLETILATTVAEVSEFVKADRTLIYRVPHGIHTAGNVMAEEVANGCDRIQGNAGLEAILSQLDTRFYASGRVHSVPDLQAVDRSSRKARFLRYLGIQATLFAPILVKDTLWGLLILNQHAAPRRWEKLEINLLEQLASQVGLAIQQATLYAQLAFANQQLQEQANVDGLTQIANRRRFDDCLQQEWRRLAREQQPLSLILCDVDYFKRYNDTYGHQAGDGCLKAVAQALGQAIRRPADVVARYGGEEFAIILPNTPLAGVCHVAEQARLKVEALQMPHSNSQVSDWVTLSLGVASYVPHCQDSPESLIKAADSALYQAKASGRNCWSSSSATADSAVNV; from the coding sequence ATGTCTGCATCTTCTGCACGTTCCCTAGAGGAGGCCATTGACCGTCAGCCCCCCATTGCGACCCCAGAGACCCCCATCAAAACGGCCCTGCTTCAAATGCAAACTGCTGCCAGCAGCTACATTTTGGTAGCCAAAGCTGCCAACAGGTTCGTCAGTCTGGTTACCGAGCAAAATTTGTTGCGGACGCTTATCACCCATCGCCACGCCTCGGATGTTCCCTTGGCGGCGGTTATTTCTCCTCAGGTTGCAGCGGCTCACATCAATCAAATCTCTGATCTCCTGGCGGCCAGAGACTGGCTGCAGCAGCACAAGATCCACCATTTGCCTCTGATTGACGACCACCACAGTATTATCGGCACCCTCACCCATGAGACCCTCGTCCGTTTTCTCAACCCGGTCGATTTACTCCGGCTACAGCGAGTAGAGGACGTCATGACCTCCCAGGTGATTTGCGCATCCCCCAAGACGGCGGCCTTGGATCTCAGTAAGCTGCTCATTCGCCATCAGGTCAGCTGCATCGTGATTGGCGAGACAACAGCCCCAGAGTGTTTTCGCCCCCTGGGTGTCGTTACCGAGCAAGATATCATTCACTTGTGGTGCCATGAAAAGACCCTTGAGCGCTGTGCTCAAGACATCATGACTCAGCCTCCACAGTGCATCTTGCCCACAGCACCGCTTTGGCAGGCCCACCAGCAAATGACCACCCATCACAGGCGACACCTGGTGGTTATCAATTCAGCAGGCATCTTAATGGGGATCGTGACCCAAACCCATCTGTTACAGAAGGTAGACCCCGCTGAAGCCGAGCTGACTTTAGACGTTTTAGACCACATCATTCACAAGCGCACTACCACCCTCAATCAAGCCAACCAAAAACTACAGCGCAAAATTCAAGAGCGAAAGCGGGCCAAGGAAGCCTTACAGCACCAAATTGCTCGAGAACGCTTGGTGAGCCGCATCACGCAACACATTCGTCAATCCTTTGATTTAGAGACTATTTTGGCCACCACCGTGGCTGAAGTCAGTGAGTTCGTAAAGGCCGACAGAACGCTGATCTACCGAGTTCCCCATGGCATCCATACAGCAGGAAACGTCATGGCTGAAGAGGTCGCGAATGGCTGCGATCGCATTCAGGGAAACGCTGGGCTAGAAGCCATCCTATCCCAGCTTGATACCCGCTTTTATGCCAGCGGTCGGGTGCATTCAGTCCCGGATCTGCAAGCTGTGGATCGATCGTCTCGGAAAGCCCGATTTCTGCGCTATCTAGGAATTCAGGCTACGTTATTTGCCCCTATTCTTGTGAAGGATACGCTTTGGGGCCTGCTGATATTAAACCAACATGCTGCCCCCCGTCGCTGGGAAAAGTTAGAGATCAATCTGCTAGAGCAACTCGCCTCCCAGGTTGGGCTAGCCATTCAGCAAGCGACTCTCTATGCCCAGTTAGCGTTTGCTAATCAACAACTACAAGAACAGGCCAACGTTGACGGGCTGACCCAGATAGCCAATCGGCGTCGTTTTGATGACTGCTTACAGCAAGAATGGCGACGCTTGGCGCGCGAGCAGCAGCCCTTATCGCTCATTTTGTGCGATGTCGATTATTTCAAACGCTACAACGACACGTACGGTCATCAGGCCGGAGACGGGTGTCTTAAAGCGGTGGCCCAAGCCTTAGGGCAAGCCATCCGGCGACCTGCAGATGTAGTCGCCCGATACGGGGGAGAAGAGTTCGCCATCATCCTTCCCAACACGCCCTTGGCAGGAGTCTGCCATGTGGCAGAACAGGCCCGTCTCAAAGTTGAGGCTTTACAGATGCCTCACAGCAATTCTCAAGTCAGTGATTGGGTGACCCTAAGTCTCGGGGTTGCCAGCTATGTCCCACACTGCCAAGATTCACCCGAAAGCCTGATCAAAGCTGCAGATAGCGCCCTTTACCAGGCTAAAGCTAGCGGGCGTAATTGCTGGTCTTCTAGTTCAGCAACCGCTGACTCTGCCGTCAATGTATAA
- a CDS encoding alpha/beta hydrolase: MPYINIFRVPHLYTLTAGTTSAQKTIVFIHGWLLSQCYWQPVIQHLKDDFQCVSYDLRGFGGSNAHLTQRDCGTTDGLQTETAYSLAAYAQDLGVLLESLDLKEVWLIGHSLGGSVALWAAKLFPHRIEGVICVNAGGGVYLPKEFKRFRQAGQQIVRWRPAWLAAMPLLAYAFARLMVFKPVALKWGEQRVADWLAAHEDAAMGSLLESTTEAEVHRLPQVVASLQQPAYFIAGARDTVMEEKYVRHLASFHTLFEEPDSNVAVLPECGHMAMLEQPIALAQTIQAILGSGTLSSQPFPQFALSQEGDG, from the coding sequence ATGCCTTACATCAATATTTTCAGGGTTCCTCACCTTTATACGCTTACGGCAGGTACCACCAGCGCCCAAAAAACGATTGTTTTTATTCATGGTTGGCTTTTGAGCCAGTGCTACTGGCAGCCAGTTATTCAGCACTTGAAAGATGACTTTCAATGTGTGAGTTACGACCTCAGAGGCTTTGGTGGCTCGAATGCTCATCTTACCCAGCGCGATTGCGGCACGACCGATGGCTTGCAGACAGAGACAGCCTACAGTTTGGCTGCCTATGCTCAAGACCTGGGGGTGCTGCTGGAGTCTTTAGACCTGAAGGAGGTATGGCTTATCGGGCATTCCTTGGGCGGAAGCGTGGCTCTGTGGGCTGCCAAGCTGTTTCCCCACCGCATAGAAGGCGTCATTTGTGTGAATGCTGGGGGGGGTGTTTACCTGCCTAAGGAATTTAAGCGGTTTCGGCAAGCGGGTCAGCAAATCGTGCGCTGGCGCCCGGCTTGGTTGGCCGCAATGCCATTGCTGGCCTATGCTTTTGCCCGTCTCATGGTGTTTAAGCCTGTGGCGCTGAAGTGGGGAGAGCAGCGAGTAGCTGATTGGTTAGCCGCCCATGAAGACGCTGCAATGGGCTCCCTTTTAGAATCAACGACAGAGGCAGAAGTGCATCGGTTGCCTCAAGTGGTGGCCAGCCTGCAGCAGCCTGCCTATTTCATTGCGGGTGCAAGAGATACCGTGATGGAAGAGAAGTATGTGCGGCATCTAGCAAGCTTCCATACATTGTTTGAAGAGCCTGACAGCAACGTTGCAGTGCTGCCGGAGTGCGGTCATATGGCTATGTTGGAACAACCGATCGCGCTGGCTCAAACTATCCAAGCAATTCTCGGGTCGGGGACGCTGTCTAGCCAACCGTTTCCCCAATTTGCATTGTCTCAAGAAGGCGACGGCTGA
- a CDS encoding GNAT family N-acetyltransferase has translation MGFWKSLFTGAETDLSPQDKRPSASYLAEVSNQDRSTRIIFSIERDIDLYELEELCDAVGWARRPIRKVRKAIQHSFLVVSMWEQKGSSRRLIGFSRATSDHAFNATIWDVVVHPDYQGKGLGKTLMKQLIKKLRSEDISNVTLFADPHVVDFYRNLGFVPDPEGIKGMFWYPD, from the coding sequence ATGGGTTTCTGGAAAAGTCTATTCACAGGCGCTGAGACCGACTTGTCCCCACAGGATAAGAGGCCATCGGCAAGCTATCTGGCTGAGGTCTCCAATCAAGACCGTAGCACCCGGATCATTTTCAGCATCGAACGAGACATTGACCTGTACGAGCTAGAAGAGCTTTGCGACGCCGTCGGCTGGGCCCGGCGACCGATTCGCAAGGTTCGTAAGGCTATTCAGCACAGTTTCCTGGTGGTGTCCATGTGGGAACAGAAGGGAAGCAGCCGTCGGTTAATTGGGTTCTCGCGAGCGACCTCTGACCATGCCTTCAACGCCACCATCTGGGATGTGGTTGTGCATCCAGACTATCAGGGCAAAGGGTTAGGCAAGACACTCATGAAACAGCTGATTAAAAAGTTGCGAAGTGAGGACATTAGCAACGTGACGCTGTTTGCCGATCCTCACGTGGTGGATTTTTATCGAAACTTAGGATTTGTACCCGACCCTGAGGGGATCAAGGGCATGTTCTGGTATCCCGACTAA
- a CDS encoding C39 family peptidase — MPKAIAEGSTYLKAKILGAQDLKTSEKIYVPKGHVFYVNRYAPAQNQHTFLELASPLNSMDSKTRLQEVYGYGPHIKIEGEPDKPTGGGTGRLDTTKLIKLNVPYYMQLDNDPSVFGPGWRQCNTTSNTMLADYLLQGKVTQAAKAKGYPEPESLYMRIVSKYGDTIDHTAQTKALKELGIESYFSHSLSPKDLMLSLSYGIPVVVGFAYKGSGHICCIVGHDPIKKTYLVHDPYGVRHGTSNSYDVGVRAAFDPYSYDAMQGIYWDMGGEAGWGRIVTSVGGQATGLPKGL, encoded by the coding sequence ATGCCAAAAGCAATTGCCGAAGGAAGCACTTATCTAAAAGCCAAGATTCTAGGCGCCCAGGACTTAAAGACATCTGAAAAGATTTATGTACCCAAGGGACATGTATTTTATGTGAATCGCTACGCGCCGGCTCAGAATCAGCACACATTTTTAGAGCTGGCATCTCCTTTAAACAGCATGGATAGTAAGACCCGACTGCAAGAAGTGTATGGCTATGGCCCCCACATCAAAATTGAAGGGGAGCCAGATAAGCCCACAGGCGGTGGCACCGGAAGACTGGACACCACTAAGCTGATCAAACTGAATGTGCCTTACTACATGCAGCTCGATAATGACCCTAGTGTATTTGGCCCAGGTTGGCGACAGTGCAATACCACCAGTAACACCATGCTGGCTGACTATCTATTGCAGGGTAAAGTTACCCAGGCGGCCAAGGCTAAAGGGTATCCTGAGCCAGAATCCTTGTACATGCGGATTGTCTCTAAGTATGGAGACACTATTGATCACACGGCTCAGACGAAAGCGCTCAAGGAGTTGGGCATCGAGTCTTACTTCAGTCACTCCCTGTCACCCAAAGACTTAATGCTTTCCCTCAGCTACGGGATTCCTGTCGTGGTTGGGTTTGCTTATAAGGGGAGCGGTCATATCTGCTGTATTGTGGGGCATGATCCCATCAAAAAGACTTACCTCGTGCATGATCCCTATGGGGTTCGCCATGGCACTAGCAATTCCTACGATGTCGGGGTGCGGGCAGCCTTTGATCCCTATTCCTATGACGCGATGCAGGGAATTTATTGGGACATGGGTGGCGAAGCAGGCTGGGGCCGCATCGTGACCAGTGTGGGAGGGCAAGCAACCGGACTCCCCAAGGGACTTTAA
- the eno gene encoding phosphopyruvate hydratase, whose protein sequence is MFDELDTSIEDIRAREILDSRGRPTIEAEVYLAGGAAGIAQVPSGASTGSFEAHELRDGDDERFGGKGVLKAVENVEETLAPELMGVNGLEQTVVDNIMMEIDGTENKSKLGANAILAVSLANAKAAAAAVGLPLYRYLGGPLANLLPVPLMNVLNGGAHADNNVDIQEFMIVPIGAPTFGEALRWGAEVFASLSQVLKGKGLLTGVGDEGGFAPNLGSNQEALELLIQAIEQAGYTPGEQVALALDVAASEFYQDGQYTYDGTAHAPATLIDYLADLGSKFPIVSIEDGLHEEDWDNWAALTQKLGQKIQLVGDDLFVTNPTRLQKGIDAAVGNSILIKLNQIGSLTETLETIDLATRNRYTSVISHRSGETEDTTIADLAVATRAGQIKTGSLSRSERIAKYNRLLRIEDELGEQAIYAGKVGMGPKLG, encoded by the coding sequence ATGTTTGACGAACTGGATACCTCCATTGAAGATATCCGGGCACGAGAGATCCTAGACTCCCGTGGTCGCCCGACTATCGAAGCCGAGGTGTATCTTGCAGGCGGTGCAGCTGGCATCGCCCAGGTCCCAAGTGGGGCTTCAACCGGCAGTTTTGAGGCCCACGAGCTACGCGACGGGGATGATGAGCGCTTTGGCGGCAAAGGCGTCTTAAAAGCGGTTGAAAACGTAGAAGAAACCCTCGCTCCTGAATTGATGGGCGTCAACGGCTTAGAGCAAACCGTTGTCGACAACATCATGATGGAGATTGATGGCACCGAAAATAAATCTAAACTCGGGGCAAATGCCATTCTGGCCGTGTCTTTAGCCAATGCCAAAGCCGCCGCTGCCGCCGTCGGGTTGCCCCTGTATCGCTACTTAGGGGGGCCATTGGCAAACTTACTGCCTGTTCCATTGATGAACGTTTTGAACGGTGGGGCCCACGCTGATAACAACGTAGACATCCAAGAGTTTATGATTGTGCCGATTGGCGCCCCGACCTTTGGCGAAGCCCTCCGCTGGGGTGCCGAAGTATTTGCCAGTCTTAGTCAGGTCTTGAAAGGCAAAGGCTTGCTGACCGGCGTGGGGGATGAGGGCGGATTTGCACCTAACCTAGGGTCTAATCAGGAAGCCTTAGAGCTGCTGATTCAAGCAATTGAGCAAGCTGGGTATACCCCCGGCGAGCAAGTTGCTTTGGCCTTGGATGTGGCGGCCAGCGAATTCTATCAGGACGGGCAGTATACCTACGACGGGACGGCTCATGCTCCAGCCACCTTAATCGACTACTTGGCTGACCTGGGCAGCAAGTTTCCCATTGTCTCTATTGAGGATGGTCTGCACGAAGAAGACTGGGACAACTGGGCGGCCTTAACTCAAAAGTTGGGCCAGAAAATTCAGCTTGTGGGGGATGATTTGTTTGTCACGAACCCTACCCGACTACAAAAAGGCATTGATGCAGCTGTCGGGAACTCAATTTTGATCAAGCTCAACCAGATTGGCAGCTTGACAGAAACCCTGGAGACGATTGATCTGGCTACCCGCAATCGCTACACCTCGGTGATTAGCCATCGCTCGGGTGAAACTGAGGACACCACGATCGCGGATCTCGCCGTCGCCACCCGTGCCGGGCAAATCAAGACCGGTTCCCTCAGTCGTAGTGAGCGGATTGCTAAATACAACCGGTTGCTTCGCATTGAGGATGAGCTTGGCGAGCAAGCCATTTACGCAGGCAAGGTGGGGATGGGGCCTAAATTGGGTTAA
- a CDS encoding trimeric intracellular cation channel family protein — protein MILYIFDMLGVAVFAVSGALAAGRKHLDLLGVLVIAVVTALGGGTFRDVLLARSPVFWVQQPDYLIVTLMAALLTVLYTRFLKPPRRALLIADAFGLALFSISGAQIAETARLHGLIVVLMGTCTGVVGGVIRDVLLVEIPIILKRGNIYATAAIAGITLYLALQRLGVDPAISTLIGMVTIVTLRLAAIIWRLTLPVYRLTDQE, from the coding sequence ATGATTCTCTATATATTCGATATGCTGGGCGTCGCTGTCTTTGCCGTGAGCGGTGCCCTGGCAGCCGGACGTAAGCATTTAGACCTGTTGGGGGTTTTGGTCATTGCTGTCGTTACGGCCCTGGGCGGCGGAACCTTTCGAGATGTATTGCTGGCTCGCTCGCCCGTCTTCTGGGTGCAGCAGCCTGATTACCTGATCGTGACGTTAATGGCCGCATTGTTAACCGTTTTATATACGCGTTTTCTGAAACCTCCTCGACGGGCTTTACTCATTGCTGATGCCTTTGGGCTGGCATTGTTCAGCATTAGTGGGGCACAAATTGCAGAGACGGCTCGCTTGCACGGCCTCATCGTCGTCCTCATGGGAACTTGCACGGGCGTTGTTGGCGGGGTCATTCGTGATGTGCTGCTGGTCGAAATCCCGATCATTCTAAAGCGTGGCAATATTTACGCTACAGCGGCGATCGCAGGCATCACGCTGTACCTGGCTTTGCAACGGTTAGGAGTTGACCCTGCAATTTCAACCTTAATCGGGATGGTCACGATCGTCACCTTACGCCTAGCCGCCATCATTTGGAGGCTCACGCTCCCGGTTTACCGCCTCACAGATCAGGAATAG
- the bioF gene encoding 8-amino-7-oxononanoate synthase, whose protein sequence is MGSHAYQWIDKALNTIHRAHWHRAVQPLEGKAGPLMTLNGQPVVNFASNDYLGLAGDPRLAEAAIAAIQTYGTGSTGSRLLSGHRPLHDELEQAIATWKGTEAAIVFSSGYLANIGTLSALVGSRDLVLSDQYNHSSLMNGAKLSGATVQPYPHSNGQALQQQLVQMRSHYRRCLITTDSVFSMDGDICPLSDILKVADTFDCMVLVDEAHGTGVLGATGAGAVEHLGCRGQPLVQMGTLSKALGSLGGYVAGSAAMIDFLRNRAPSWIYTTGLPPAETAAALAAIAIVQAEPERRDRLWQNVRMLQAGLETVLSHQTQPAVLERLLPSDSPILCVQVSDAATVTRLGQQLKTQGCFVSAVRPPTVPTSRLRMTVMATHAPAHITQLLQTLGQVF, encoded by the coding sequence ATGGGGTCTCACGCATACCAGTGGATTGATAAAGCCTTAAACACGATTCATCGGGCTCATTGGCATCGAGCAGTGCAGCCCTTGGAAGGCAAAGCTGGGCCGCTGATGACACTCAACGGGCAGCCCGTGGTGAACTTTGCGAGCAATGATTACCTGGGGTTAGCGGGGGATCCACGCCTAGCGGAGGCTGCGATCGCAGCCATCCAAACCTATGGCACCGGCAGTACCGGATCGCGCCTGCTGAGTGGTCACCGACCTTTGCACGACGAACTAGAGCAGGCCATCGCCACCTGGAAAGGAACAGAAGCTGCGATCGTCTTCAGCTCTGGCTATTTGGCCAACATTGGCACCCTGAGCGCCTTAGTCGGTTCCCGCGATCTCGTCCTTTCTGACCAATATAACCACTCCAGCTTGATGAATGGGGCCAAGCTGAGTGGGGCTACGGTGCAACCCTATCCTCACAGCAACGGGCAAGCCTTACAGCAGCAGCTGGTCCAAATGAGATCGCACTATCGTCGCTGTTTAATCACCACAGACAGCGTTTTCAGTATGGATGGGGATATTTGCCCCCTCTCCGATATTCTCAAGGTGGCAGACACGTTTGACTGTATGGTTTTGGTAGACGAAGCCCATGGCACTGGGGTGCTGGGGGCAACAGGGGCAGGCGCAGTCGAGCATCTAGGCTGCCGGGGGCAGCCCCTGGTGCAGATGGGCACTCTCAGCAAAGCCCTGGGCAGCTTAGGCGGCTACGTCGCTGGTTCAGCAGCGATGATTGACTTTTTGCGGAACCGTGCCCCTAGCTGGATTTACACAACGGGTTTACCCCCTGCTGAAACAGCTGCGGCCTTAGCTGCGATCGCAATCGTGCAGGCAGAACCCGAACGACGCGATCGTCTCTGGCAAAACGTCCGTATGCTTCAAGCCGGGCTCGAGACAGTATTGTCCCATCAGACTCAACCGGCTGTGCTAGAACGGTTGCTGCCCTCTGACTCACCGATCCTCTGTGTGCAGGTCAGCGATGCTGCCACCGTGACCCGGTTGGGTCAACAACTCAAAACCCAAGGATGCTTTGTCTCTGCGGTGCGGCCACCCACAGTTCCTACAAGTCGACTGCGTATGACGGTCATGGCAACCCACGCCCCCGCACACATCACCCAGTTGCTTCAAACGTTGGGGCAGGTGTTTTAA
- a CDS encoding GAF domain-containing protein encodes MVYRPKQLTVNDSPLLTSARGAVSDTASQQAALSQVIAHIRASLDLETIFQTTATEVRQLLKADRVGVFRFFPDQRWAGELVAEDVVAGVMPALGRRIEDPCFGDRFAVLYKTGHINAVSDFQSDDFYPCHVDLMASLQVRANIVAPLLKGQDLWGLLCIHQCHQPRHWKPADIEFVRQIAEHLSVALHHADLLAQARTQADQQRTLTAVISRIRTSLDLDTTFQTTAMELRQLLQADRVGIFQFSPDELGMGEWVAEDVTQGVASALGKPIEEQCFHERYGERYRAGHVTAVADCEAGDYPPCYLALMRSLQVRANLVVPLLKGDALWGLLCIHQCSAPRTWQASEIGFVRQIGEQLSIALQQDDYIQQVQQHSAQLTEALEQQRSAEHHKALTETVDKIRQTLEVTTIFQTATDEVNTLFGSHRTVIYRFNPDWSGDFVAETVAANWISLMASQIQLTDTCLETQGYRYQHSLAPCAVSDIYDAGYAGCHIEMLEAMQARAFLIAPIFQKEALWGLLATYQNDGPRQWRTDESYMLAQIAAQLGVALQQAEYLNCLEQQSAQLTKASERQRSLANTIDKIRRSLDIQTIFQTTTQEVRQLLGVERVAIYRFHSDWTGEFVADSSVDGCQPFPPSIDSPTVNLTSPIMKPGQHPRHEVFVPILQGEELWGLLMAYQGIQRIWPEEDINLLAQIGAQLGVALQQAELLEKTQSQKMELTRALKKIRQSQAHLIQSEKMVGLGQLVAGVAHEINNPINFIAGNLNHVQRYAEDLLNLLQQYQAASPHPSPAIADYIEEIDLDFLMDDLPRTLASMTLGTKRIRQIVLSLRNFSRLDQAEMKAVDIHEGIDSTILILQHRFKGRDDGPAIELVKQYGDLPLIECYPAQLNQVFMNILSNAIDALQPQASDFVNPRTPCIQIRTETVGQNWVRIYIVDNGPGIPEAIKSKLFDPFFTTKEPGKGTGLGLSISYQIVTEKHHGHLKCLSTPTQGTTFILEVPTHPNVDSLA; translated from the coding sequence ATGGTTTATCGTCCCAAGCAGCTTACAGTCAACGATTCGCCTTTGCTGACGTCGGCTCGGGGTGCCGTCTCAGATACCGCTTCCCAGCAAGCTGCCTTGTCTCAGGTGATTGCTCACATTCGAGCCTCTCTGGATCTAGAGACTATTTTTCAGACAACGGCTACAGAGGTGCGGCAACTGCTCAAGGCTGATCGGGTTGGGGTCTTTCGCTTCTTCCCTGATCAGCGTTGGGCAGGGGAATTGGTGGCAGAAGATGTTGTTGCTGGGGTCATGCCTGCCCTTGGGCGACGGATTGAAGATCCGTGCTTTGGCGATCGCTTTGCGGTGCTCTACAAAACTGGGCACATCAACGCTGTTTCTGACTTCCAGAGTGACGATTTCTATCCTTGCCATGTAGATTTGATGGCATCGCTGCAGGTTCGGGCCAATATTGTGGCTCCGCTGCTGAAAGGGCAAGACCTGTGGGGGTTGCTGTGCATTCATCAGTGTCACCAACCGCGTCATTGGAAACCCGCCGATATTGAATTTGTCAGACAAATTGCCGAGCACTTGAGTGTTGCCCTGCACCATGCCGACCTGCTGGCTCAAGCGCGTACCCAAGCAGACCAGCAACGAACTCTGACAGCTGTCATTTCCCGTATCCGAACGTCCCTCGATCTGGACACAACGTTTCAGACGACCGCGATGGAACTGCGCCAGCTGCTGCAGGCAGATCGAGTCGGGATTTTTCAGTTTTCCCCGGACGAATTGGGTATGGGGGAATGGGTTGCGGAAGATGTGACCCAGGGGGTGGCCTCGGCATTAGGCAAACCGATTGAAGAGCAGTGTTTTCATGAACGCTACGGTGAACGGTACAGAGCCGGTCATGTAACCGCTGTAGCTGATTGTGAAGCAGGGGACTACCCCCCTTGTTATTTGGCACTGATGCGATCGCTCCAAGTTCGAGCCAACTTGGTCGTTCCGCTGCTCAAGGGGGACGCTCTCTGGGGGCTGCTATGTATCCATCAATGCAGCGCCCCGCGAACTTGGCAAGCTTCTGAGATTGGGTTTGTCCGCCAGATTGGTGAGCAGTTGAGCATCGCTCTCCAGCAAGATGATTACATTCAGCAGGTGCAGCAGCACTCAGCTCAGCTAACAGAAGCCTTAGAACAGCAGCGCTCGGCAGAGCACCACAAAGCGTTGACTGAGACGGTGGACAAAATTCGCCAGACCTTGGAGGTTACTACCATCTTTCAGACGGCAACCGATGAGGTCAACACGCTGTTCGGCAGCCATCGCACCGTCATCTATCGCTTCAACCCAGACTGGAGTGGTGACTTCGTTGCAGAAACCGTCGCGGCCAACTGGATATCCTTAATGGCTAGCCAAATCCAGCTAACAGATACCTGCCTGGAAACCCAGGGATATCGCTATCAGCACAGCCTGGCTCCCTGTGCGGTTTCTGATATTTATGACGCAGGCTATGCTGGCTGCCATATAGAGATGCTGGAAGCCATGCAGGCTCGAGCTTTTTTGATTGCTCCAATCTTCCAGAAGGAAGCGCTTTGGGGGTTACTCGCGACCTATCAAAACGATGGTCCTCGTCAGTGGCGTACCGATGAATCCTATATGCTGGCCCAGATTGCGGCTCAGCTAGGGGTTGCCCTGCAGCAGGCGGAATACCTGAATTGCCTGGAGCAGCAGTCAGCACAGTTAACTAAAGCCAGTGAACGGCAGCGATCGCTGGCCAACACAATAGACAAAATCCGTCGCTCGCTAGACATTCAAACCATCTTTCAGACCACCACCCAGGAAGTCAGACAACTCTTGGGAGTTGAGCGGGTTGCCATCTATCGATTCCATTCAGATTGGACAGGAGAATTTGTCGCCGACTCTAGCGTGGATGGCTGTCAACCCTTTCCCCCATCCATAGATTCCCCAACCGTAAACCTGACCTCGCCGATTATGAAGCCTGGTCAGCATCCCCGCCACGAAGTATTTGTGCCGATTTTGCAGGGAGAAGAGCTATGGGGGCTGCTGATGGCTTATCAAGGTATTCAGCGCATTTGGCCCGAGGAAGACATTAACCTGCTGGCTCAGATCGGCGCACAGTTGGGGGTAGCTCTGCAACAGGCAGAATTGCTAGAGAAAACCCAGTCCCAAAAGATGGAACTCACTCGGGCGTTGAAGAAGATTCGGCAGTCTCAGGCGCATTTGATCCAAAGTGAGAAGATGGTGGGGCTGGGGCAACTTGTCGCTGGGGTTGCCCATGAAATCAATAATCCGATCAACTTTATTGCAGGCAACTTAAACCATGTCCAGCGCTATGCGGAGGATTTACTCAACCTGCTACAGCAGTATCAGGCAGCATCGCCCCATCCGAGCCCAGCGATCGCAGACTATATCGAAGAGATTGATCTAGATTTTCTCATGGATGATCTGCCTAGAACCTTGGCCTCTATGACCTTAGGAACTAAGCGTATCCGTCAGATAGTGCTGTCTTTACGAAACTTCTCTCGCCTTGATCAGGCGGAGATGAAAGCGGTCGATATCCATGAAGGCATCGATAGCACCATCTTGATTTTGCAGCATCGATTCAAGGGGCGTGATGATGGCCCAGCCATTGAACTGGTCAAGCAGTATGGTGATTTACCGCTGATTGAATGTTACCCGGCTCAGCTCAATCAGGTGTTTATGAACATTTTGAGTAATGCGATCGATGCCCTTCAACCGCAGGCAAGCGATTTCGTTAACCCGCGTACCCCTTGCATTCAAATTCGCACTGAAACCGTCGGCCAGAATTGGGTTCGAATCTACATTGTCGACAACGGCCCTGGGATTCCTGAGGCCATCAAAAGTAAGCTGTTTGATCCCTTCTTCACCACGAAAGAACCTGGAAAAGGTACGGGATTAGGATTATCTATTAGCTATCAAATTGTGACTGAAAAGCATCACGGTCACCTCAAATGCCTCTCGACTCCAACCCAGGGGACAACCTTCATTCTTGAGGTTCCTACTCACCCAAACGTGGATTCTCTGGCCTAA